The DNA segment GACCCATGAGGTTTCGGGCACTTCAGGCTCTGACGACTGGCGCAGCCCGGTGGCCGGCTGAAGCCCGACCCGGCGGCAACGGCGTCGCAAGCTGCGATGCCGTAGCAGTCGGGTGTGTCACACCATCGCCAACGGATGCTTGCGGATTGGCGCGCCGAATACCCGGTCGATGGCATCCAGGTCATGCTCGTCAAGAACCAGCCTGGCCGCCGCCGCGTTGAGGCGCACGTGTTCGGGGCTCACGGCTTTGGGGATGGCGATAACGCGGTCCTGCCGCAGTACCCATGCCAGGGCCACTTGAGCCGGTGTGGCCTCGTGCCGACGGGCAATCTGCTTGAGGGTGGGGCTGCTCAGCAGGTCTCCTCCCTGGGCGATCGGGCAGTACGCCATCAACGGCAGGTTGTGTTGTTGCCACCAGGGCAGCAGATCGAACTCAATGCCGCGCTGTTCGATGTTGTAGAGCACCTGATTGGTGGCGCAGGCGGGTGATGCCAGCTCCTGAAGATCCGATACGTCGAAGTTGGACACGCCCCAGCGCCCGATCTTGCCGGCATCGCGCAGCCGCTCAAAGGCCTCAACCGTTTCTGCAAGAGGGTATTGCCCGCGCCAGTGCAGCAGATACAAGTCGATGTGATCGGTGCCCAGGCGTTTGAGGCTGGCTTCGCAGGCCCGTGGGACCCCGGTTTTACTGGCGTTGTGCGGGTAGACCTTGCTGACCAGGAACACCTGGTCCCGGCGCCCCTGGATCGCCTCCCCGACCACTTCTTCCGCACCGCCTTCGCCGTACATCTCGGCGGTGTCGATCAGGGTCATGCCCTCGTCAATACCCAATTGCAGGGCAGCGACTTCCGCTGTTCGCCGTGCAGAATCTTCCCCCATACGCCAAGTGCCTTGGCCGATGACCGGAACCGGGGTACCCGCCAGATCAATGGTGCGCATGCCAACCTCCAGATAAGTGTGCGTTGCCATCATGTGGCACTGCCCGCGCCACAGGGTTCAATGCAAATCCACGGCCACGCGCCGGCCCTCAGCCCACGCTGCGAAACGCACTGGGACTGAGCCCCGTCCAGCGCTTGAACGCCCGGCGAAAGCTGCGTACGTCACTGTAGCCGACCTCTTGGGTAATACGCTCGATGGACAGCCCGGGGTTGCCCAGCAAACCCATGGTCCGGGCACGACGCACCTGTTCCAGCAAGGCTTCGAACGTCAGCCCGTGGTCGGTCAGGCGCCGACGCAAGGTGCGCCCGCTCATGTTCAGGTCACTGGCGACCTTCTCCAATTGACTGCCCTGCAAGTCGCGGGAAATAGCGCGCTCCACCGCCTGGATCAGGTCCATTTTGCGGTGCAACTGGGCACTTTCCAGTTCCAGCAGGCCAAGGGCCTGGCGCAATGCCAGGGCATGGTGATTGGGCAATTGCACGTCGAGCCAGCGGGCCTCAAGCACCATGCGGTTGTGCAGACAGCCAAAACGCACATCATCACCGAACAAGCGCTGGTACTCGGCGGCATACACCGGCGGCGCATGCATGAACTCCATGCGCAATGGCTTGAATTCGCTGCCCACCAGGGTCCGACCGTAGACCATGAGGCTGGCAAAGAACTCTTCGGCGGCAAAAACCTGGACGTCGGCATAGGGCAGCAGGCATTCGACCTCGACCATGACCTCCAGCGCGCCTTCAAGGGTGCGCGAGGTGGCGATGCCGCCGGAGGTGTGCTGGTGCCGTTCGCCCACGGCAAAGGCATCGCGCAGGGTCTTGCACAACGAAATGACATGCCCCAGCAAACCCAGGGTGCCCAGCACATTCTGATTGCCGACACACAGGCCCAGACCCTGCTCAGGCATGACCTTGAGGGCCCGCTGGATCATCGCCACGGCCTGGCGGTAGGAAATGCGCAGCGCCGGGTCGTCCAGGTCCGCCAGGGTAAACCCCAGGCCACGGCAAAGATGCTCGGCATTGGCGCCCTTTTGCGCCACAACCTGCCCCAGGGTTTGCAGGAGAAAGGGCGAGACCAGGGCCAATTCGTAATGTGGATCAACGGTTTTGCTGTGCATGGATCTGCGATTCCCGACTGTATGCCCGGTTATTGTTTTAGAAACATCCTGACAATCATAGGTGCTTGCAAGGCTCGTCGCACTCTGAATGAACGCTGTCCGGCAAAGCCCCCTTATGTGGCCGCCAATACCCTGCCCACTAGGGCGCCAAGGGCTTATTTGTATGGGCCAGGCCCCGGTGAGGGCCGACCTTCCAACAATAATAATGAGCCCTGACATGAATCCGACCCGTGCGCTTGCCCCCCTGCCCTTTGCCCTGGCGCTTATCAGCATCAGCCTGCCGACCCTGGCCACCGAGGGCGGCGTAGACAATATCGGCCCTGGTACCGACGGCTTTTACATCCTGCCCCTGGATGTCGATCACCTGCCGGACCACATGTTCGCTTTCAACCTTTACTACAACCACTATGAAGCGACGAAACTGGACATCAGTTCCCTGGGGGGCAAAGTGCCGCAGGTGAAGATCCGCTCGGACGCGATCATCCCGCGCCTGGATTACCTGAGCCCGTTGCGGGTGTTTGGCGGGCGGTTGGGCGGCTACATCGCGCAGCCATACCTCAAGCAACAAGTGGCGCTGTTCGGCATGTCTGACCAGCGCGAAAGCATGGGTGACACCACCATCGCGCCGATAATCCTGTGGGACCTGGGCAAAAACCTGACCCTGGGTGCCGCCGTGGAAATCACCGTGCCTACCGGTGAGTACGATGCTTTCCGCCTGGCCAATACCAGCAACAATTTCTACACCTATAAGCCCCTGGTGTCGGTGACATGGCTGCCTGACGAGCGCACTGAGCTGTCGATCAAGACCACCTACAGTTTCAACAAGGAAAACCACGCCACGGACTACCGTTCCGGGCAGATTTTCCACTTCGACTACTCGGCCAGCTACAAAGTGACCGACAACCTGAGCCTGGGTATCAATGGCTACTATCTCAAGCAGACGACTGACGATAAGCAGTACGGGCGCACTGTCACCAATATCTACGGCGAAGATGTCGACGATGGGGTGCGGGGCCAAGTGTTTGCGGTGGGGCCGGCGATGTACTTCACCTTTCTCAAGTACGCCAGTGCGGAGATTCGTTGGGCCAAGGAGTTTGATGTAGAGAACCGGCCGGAAGGCGATATGTTGTGGGCCAAGCTGACGATTCCGTTTGCGTTGTAGGATCCGCCTGAAGCGAGGGGGCTTGCTACAACAAGCCCACTTGCCACAGGCCAGTTCCTGCGCAGAAATACGTCATTTCAACCGCTGTAAACCGGCCAACTGTCGACAATTTTGCCGCCGCGCACCGCCAGCAGATCGCCAAACTGCAAGAGCACCGATTCAGTCTGGGTCGGGCGCATGAACACCTGATCGTCGATGTTCAAGCCAACCCCCGGCGAGCCATTGACCATCTCCTGGTTGGAGCTGCGGCCATACAAGCCATTACTTTGCAGCCCCGAAGGCGACTCGAACTCGGCCATCCAGTTGCCACCATAGATAAAAAACGTCGCGCGCTGGTTGCGATCCCACCAGGACAACAACCGGGATTTATCATCCAGCGCCGGGATGTTGACCGCGCCGGTGCTTTTGAGCACTGGCGTGGCGATGTAGGCCGCCGGGACGTGCTCGCTGAGGGATGGCAAATCATAGTGCGTTGGCTTGAGCATGGCGGTGCCCACGGAAACTTCACTGCTCAGTTGCTCCTGCTCATGCATCCCATAGCTGGGGCTGCCAGCGGTGTTGAGCGTCAGGCCGGCATGCCACAGCCCTGCAAACTGCTGGCGGGTGAAGTCGACAAAGCCGTTGTAGCGCTGCATGACCTTGTCGAACAACGTCTGGGGCGAGCCAAGGATGCCCGGCACGCCCATGCCGACAAACGGGTCATAGCCCATGAAGCCGGCAAATTCCAGGTGCCTGGGGTGTGCACTGATCAACCCCAGCATCTGCCCCAGCACCGTGTTATCGCTGATACCGCCGCGGTGCAGGCCCACATCCAGTTCGATATTGATCCGTAGCCGTGTGCCCAGGCCCTGGGCCAGCGCCAGGTATTGTTGCAGGCGCTGTGGCGTATCCAGCAGCCACTGCAATTGCCGGGCGGGGTCGAAGGGCCCCTGATGGCCTTGATAGAACAGCTCGGCAGAACGCACCGGCAACGGCTTGCCCAGCAGGATATCGGCGTCGGGAAACACCTGGGCGTCATGGTTGAGAAAGGGTTGGTGAAACGACATCAGGCGCTGGGTGCCGGCGCGCTTGGCAATGTAGGCCAACAGGCCCGGCGCAGGCAGGGATTTTTCCACCAGCCGTAGGTGTTTACCTCCGCGCTGCACCGACTGCATGACGATGTCGATATTGTGATCCAGGCGATCCAGGTCAATCAGCAGCACCGGACGCATCGGCCCATGGGCTTTGAGCTGCTGGTTCAACTGGCGAAAGTATTCGCTGTAGGGCGAGCCCCGGTCAGCCGGACGCAGCAGCGCCGCGCCCGCCACCAGCAACGCACCGGCGCCGAGGGTGCCGACCATGAAGTGTCTGCGGTTCATCAGGCTACTCCCAGGATTGATGACAGGTGTGCATTAAGGAATTTGCCGCCGGGGTCCAGGGCCTGGCGCACCCGCGCGAACTCGTTCCAACGCGGATACAGGGCCTGCAGGGCGCGGGCATTGAGGGTGTGCAATTTGCCCCAGTGCGGCCGGCCGGCGTATTTCCAGAAGATGGGCTCGATCGCGGCAAAAAAGTTGTGATGGTCCATGGTGTAGTGCTGGTGCACCGAGATCGAACAGCTGTCGCGGCCTTCAAACATGCTCAAGGGAATATCGTCAGCCTTGACGTAGCGGTACTCGATGGGAAACCAGGTGCGCAGGTCTTTTTCGCGGATCAGCTTGAGGATTTCCCGCAGGCAGGCCGGACCGTGTTCGGCGGGCACCGAATACTCCATCTCGTTGAACCGCACATTGCGCACGTTGGCGTAGACCTCGAACGATTCAGCCACACGGTCCTGGAAACTGGCGAAATAGCGCAGGCTGTTCAGCAGCGTGCGGCGGGTTGCGGGGAAGTCGCTGGCATATTTGTCGAGGTTCTCGATAATCGACACAAACTCATTGCCGCCCGCCTCTGCCGGGTCGATTGGCGGGGTTGGCGCGTCGGTGGTTTCGTTGAGGGCGATGGACAGCGCGTAGTCGGAATGTGTCACCACCAGCATCTCCCAATGCTGGTTCTCGCGGGTGTTGTTCGCCACATCCTCCAACAGCTCTTCGGTCGGCGCTATCCATTGGCGCTCACGCAGACGGTAAGGGGCGCGGTTTTGCATGCGCACGCGGGTGGTCACGCCGAGCGCGCCCAACGACACCCGGGCGGCGTTGAACAACTCGCGCTCACGCCCGGCGTCGCAGTCCAGCACCTCGCCCTCCGCCGTCACCAGTTGCAGGCCGGTGACACCGGCTGAGTACGAGGTAAACCCAACCCCGGTGCCATGGGTCGAGGTGGAAATGGCGCCGGCCAGGGTCTGGTAGTCGATGTCCGCCATGTTCGGCAGGGCCTGGCCGATAGCCTTGAGCGCCGGCCCCATGCGTGACATGGGCGTACCGGCGGCGAAGGTGGCTTGCAGGCTGCTGGCATCGTGCTCGAGCAAGCCATTGAAAAAACTCAGCGACAGTAACGTGCCATCTGTCGGTACCAGGGCACTGAATGAATGGCCCGAGCCCACCGGGCGGATCTTGCCCGGTGCCTGGCGAATGATCTGCACCAACTCCCCCAGGTCCTTGGGCGCCAGCCGCTCAAGGGGCAGGCAGCTTTGGGCGCCCGACCAATTGCGCCAGGGGATCAAGCGCGGCGCCCGGGCCAATTGGGCCAGCGCCGGGTTACTGCTGATTGCCAGAAATGCGCCGGCCACCGCCGAGCGCTGCAACAGTTGCCTGCGTGAAAGCACCATTACCTACCCCATTGTTGTTATTGGATATGAACACCGGCCATAAAACTGATCAGCCCCAGGAACTGGTCCTCGGAACACTGCATGCACAGGCCCATCGGCGGCATGCCGTTGTAGCCGTTGAGGGTGTGGTCCAGCAGGGTGTCCGCGCCCAGGGCAACACGCGGGCTCCAGGCCTGGCTGTCGCCGGTCAACGGCGCGCCGGAGGCAGGGTTGGCGTGACACAGTTTGCAACTGGTGTCGTAGAGCTGGGCCAGCGCCGGGTCGGCAGGCATGGCGTTGCTTGCCGTGGCAAGCTGCGGGGGATGTTGCGGTTTGTCGTCACAGGCGGCCAGCAGGCCAAGCAAGGCCAGCAGCAAACCCATGCGGCGGGAGGTCGTAGACCACATAGCCAGCCTCTCTTTTTTAGTATGAACAGTTGGGTTCACACTAAGTCAGGGACGGCGCGGCGTTGAGGGTATTGGGGGACACAAAGGGGGACTTGGGCGGACAGGGTCGGGCGACCGGCGCTCCATTACAGAACGCCGGCGCCCGCAACAGCCGACTTAGAAAGCCAGACCGACCTTGAAGCCGTACTCATCGCGCTTGAGCTTGGTGTTATCGGCCACTTCGGAGTCCGCGTCGAGCTTGTACTCGGTACGGGTGTAATACAGGCCCGCCATCACCGGCAGGTCGCCGTTCTGGTTCATCAGCAAGCTGACTTCGGCGTAGGGATTGGTGCGGTCCTTGAGGTCCACGGTGTCGCTGCCAATGCCGTCAACCTTGAGCTTGGCGCGGCCGTCAATGGTATGGCGGGCGCCCACTTCGACGCGCATGGTCATGCTGTCGAACTGATGGTTGTAACCCACCGCCGCCTTGGCAAACGGCGACTTGTTGGTGAGTTTCATGTCGTAGTCGCCAGAGTCCGGCTCATAACGGGTCCAGCTGTAGCCACCGCCGACCAGCACATCGACAAAGTTGCGCGCATCCAGCGCGGCGCGCCAGCCCAGGTCGAGGTCGGCCTGGCCTTCCTTGAGTTTGTTGTCGCTTTTCTTGCCAAACTTGGCGTCCACGCCGGCCTGGTAGATAAAGCCGGACTCGGCAGTCAGCTTGTTGCCAAAGTTATAGAACAGGCCGGCTTCCGGCATATGATCCTTGTCGCTTTCGCTACCGCCTTCAAGCTTGAAGTCGTTGTAGCTGCCGAGGATACCGAAGGTGGAAATCGGATCGGTGGACGGCGCAGCGAATACCATCGCCGGTGCGGCAACCAGGGCCAGGACCGAGGAATTCTTGAGGATTTTTCCGAATAGTTTGGACATCGTTTTACATCTCCTTTTTAGGTGGGCAAATTATTCAAGAAACGGTTCGAACCCCCTGCTTTGCAAAAGGTTCGATTTAATTTGCCTTGGAGCTGGAGGTAAAACGCTTCAGCGAAGGCTCTGGATCAAGCCTTCCAGAGTAGGCCTATCAGCTATCGACCAATAGTTGCGCCAGTCGCGGGCGTAGCTGTGGGTGCTTGGGCACGCGCAAACCAAACGCTTCACGCAGCAGTTCCAGCAATTGGTCGACGTCGGTGATCGAGCGTTTTTCGCTGTCACCGCCCACGTGATGAACGGCGTAGTTGCCGTTGTTTAACGTACGCCGCAGGCCGGGCCCGATCAGCGCCACTTTCAACTGTTTGATGAACGGCGAATCGGGGTGGGTCGAGACATACCAGTTGCCCAGTTCATAGTCGAAGTGCGACTGCGGCTGCAGGTCGAACACGTACAGCCCTCGCCATTCCTCGCCAACCTGGGCCCACAGGGTGTAGCTGCCGTCCTTCAAGGTCAGGCGATAGGGTTCATGGGCCGTGGCCTGTGGCGCCAGATTGTCCAGTTGCAGCGGGCTGCTTGGCACCATGCCACCAAACGCGACATCGCTGATGTAGCGCACACCCGCCAGGGTCACCAGGCTCAGGCGATGGGTACGCGGGGTGTGGGCATCAGGCGGCCCGCCTATGACCACCCGACCGGTGATGCCCCGAGCATCGAAGCCCAGTTCTTGCAACAAGGCTAGGAACATCTGGTTCAGTTCGTAGCAATAACCTCCCCGCCCGTCGAACAGGACTTTTTGCTCGATGCTGGCCAGATCAAGGGGCACTGGCAGTTGCGCCAGCACCGAGAGGTTTTCGAAGGCGAAGGTACAGACATGGCGCAATTGCAACTGCGCCAGGGTTTCCAAAGTGGGTGCTGGCGGGCTGTCATACCCCAGGCGTTGCAGGTACAGGCGGCTGTGGGTCAGGCTCGGTGAATCCTGGGACATGGCGCGATCCTTGGGCGCGGGCGAAGGTTTCACTAATACCCGTAACCGTTGCCGCTGCCAATACTGATCTGTGGCAATAGATCGTAGGAATGGGGCGCAAACTTTCTGAACCTTTCTGAACCTAATTGCATCAACTCCATATCAAAACAGGGAGGCAATATGGGCACGGCAACGATCTACACCATCCAATACAGGCTGCATGGCGAGCCCAAGTCTTTTGTAGTGCGTGCGGAGGTGATGAATAACGCCGAGGCATGGCATTGGGCCAGCTGTGACGCCGGGGTGGCCCACGTCGGGCGCATTGGCCGTCCTGGCCACGAGCGCACCAAGAAGACCACGCGGCCATGGGCGGAGAAATACGGCATCACCGACGTCACCTGGATCGCCCCCAAGCGCCTGTAGGGGCTGCGGCAGGAGCTGGTTTGCCGGCTCCTGCACTGATGGGCGCGAAGTTATGGTTTCAGATCGCCCAAGGGATCATAAGCCGGCTGCTTGCCGGCTTTGTGCTTCTTGTCCAACGGCGCAATGGCCGGGCCGACCGGGTCGACCTGCGGGTCGGCCACATCCGGAGAGTCTGGGTCAAACCCCAAATCGTGCTGATCACTGGCGTGTTCCGACGAATGCGGGCCATCGGGCTTTTTCGATTGTTCAGTCACAGTCTTCTCCTTCGCTTTGCTGACGATGCACACATGCGTTAGAGAAAACCCCGGCTGCCATCGTTCAACTTTCTCACGCCCACCCACAAACCATGAGAAGATGCCGCGCCGCGCAATACCCCTACTTAGTTCATGGAGACTGCATCCCGCATGTTTGAGATCAAACCTGTCGATCCGCAAACCTATCGCCAGCAGACCCGCCGCAGCACGCTGATTGTCGCGGTGATCTTCATCGCCCTGGCCATGCTGCTGTCGAGCCTGGCCGTGATGCTGTTTGGCGAGCCCGGCGGCGACAACTTTCGTTTCAATATCGGGGGAGTGGCGGCCGGCGTAGTGCTGACTATCGCCCTGGTACGCGGTCCGCTCTGGTCACAGGCCTGGCTGGCGCCGGCGATCTATGGCTGGCAGCTCAAGCGCAGCCTGATGCGGGTGACCAATGTGATGCACAAGGTGACCGAGCGGGTCCAGGCCAACGACCCGACGGCGATGAAGCTGCTGCGGTTCTATCACCTGGGGCTGACGCAGATGCATGAACTGGACGCCAATTCCAGCGCCCAGGCGCAACTGGTCGGGGAGATCGAGAAACATAAGGCGCAGATGAAGGCGCTGGGAATCAAGGCTGAACAAACGCGCCTGGATCCAGCGTGGCTGGAAGCCATGCGCGGCGCCTGACCTCATAGGAGCCCGTTTGTGGGCTCCTACAAGCGTTTGGCTCAGGCCGCGAAGATCGCGCCCAGGTCCAGACGCCCATCCTTGAGCGGCGGGCACCAGTAGTAGCCACCGGTCAACGGTGTGCTGATGCGGTACAGGCCATCGACAATCCCGTCTTCCAGGCCGCTCATGCGGCGCAACTGAGCTTCAAAGGCGTCAAAGGAGTGGCCGAACGCGAGGAACATCAACCCGGCCTGGCCATTTTCGGCCCAGGGCATGGAACGGCGCACCACAAAGGCTTCGGGGGTGAAGCTCTCCTGGGCGGTGCGCTTGACGTGGGCGGACTCGGGGGCGTCGTCCAGCTCTTCGTTATCGCCATGGCGACGCCCGATGATGTGGTCGCGCTCCTGGGCCGGCAAGGCGGCGAAACCGTCCAGGTCGTGTTGCCATTGCTGGATTGCGGCAAAGCTGGCGCCACTGCCGGCAACGGCGGCTTCGACGGCGGCGTCGTCATGGGGGTTTTCGGTGCCGTCTTCGTAGTCGGTCAGGTCAAAGCCGGTCTTGTAGCGGAAACCTTCAGTCATCTGCACCAGGCGAAAGCCCGGCGCCAGGGCTTTTTCAAAGGCCCGGCTGCGCAACAGCAACTCACCACGGTCTTCGCCATGCAACCAGCACCACAGCGCCTGTTGGGTGGATGGGTTGTGGGCACCCGGCGCCGAGATGGGCGCAAAACTGCGCAGCCCTTCGATGTGCGCGCCCAGTGCCTTGACCAGCGGCTCACCCAAACCCACCACCACTGCCGAGTCGACCAACTGCACCAGCGCGTCGAGCGCTGCCGGCACGGCGTCGATGGACTCGATGGCGAAAAACAGATGGCGTGCCTGCAACGGCACCGGTGCGGCAAGAATGCCCGGCTGGTACTGACTCATATGAACTCCTTCAAGAAAGCCGCGTAGTTTACCCGCCGCGCCCCAGTGTGCGTAGGGAAATGCGTGTAAGCCTTGCAACAGAGCCCTCCGATGGGGGAATCTCTGACTCAAGCTGTGCAACCACTCCAGGGGTAGCGACATGACCACCACTCACCTGCTTGCCAATCTGTTCCCAACCGCCGAAGGCATTCCCGAACAATTTCGCCTCGCCGCCCCCATCGAGCAACGCGACTATCTGGTGGACGGCCAGTTATGCACCTGGAACGGCCCGTTGGCCCAGGTGCGCAGCCCTGTCCAGTTGGCCGGTGCCGACGGCGACACCCCAGTGATTATCGGCAGCACGCCGCTGCTGGATGCCGAGACCGCCCTGCTCGCCCTCGACGCCGCAGTTCGGGCCTACGACCGTGGCCAGGGCCAATGGCCTACGATGCGGGTGGTCGAGCGTATCCAGCATGTCGAGGCGTTTTTGCGGCGCATGCGCGAACAGCGCGATGCCGTGGTGAAACTGCTGATGTGGGAAATCGGCAAGAACCTCAAGGATTCCCAGAAGGAATTCGACCGCACCTGCGACTACATCACCGACACCATCAATGCCCTCAAGGAGCTGGACCGCCGCTCCAGCCGCTTCGAGCTGGAACAGGACACCCTCGGGCAGATCCGCCGCGTGCCCATGGGCGTCGCCCTGTGCATGGGCCCCTACAACTACCCGCTCAATGAAACCTTCACCACACTGATCCCGGCGCTGATCATGGGCAACACCGTGGTGTTCAAGCCGGCCAAGCTCGGCGTCCTGTTGATCCGGCCATTGCTGGAGGCCTTCCGCGACAGCTTCCCGGCCGGCGTCATCAATGTGATTTATGGCAGCGGCCGCGAGACCGTCAGTGCGCTGATGGCCAGCGGCAAGGTGGATATCTTTGCGTTTATCGGCACCAACAAGGCAGCCAGTGACTTGAAGAAGCTGCACCCGCGCCCACATCGCTTGCGAGCAGCCCTGGGGCTGGATGCGAAGAACCCCGGCATCGTATTGCCTGAGGTCGACCTGGATAACGCGGTCAACGAAGCGGTCACCGGCTCGCTGTCGTTCAACGGCCAGCGCTGTACCGCGTTGAAAATCCTGTTTGTGCATGAAGCCGTGGTCGAACGTTTTATCGAGAAGTTCAACCACAAACTCGCCAGCCTCAAACCGGGAATGCCCTGGGACGAGGGTGTGTCGCTGACGCCGCTGCCGGAAGCAGGCAAGGTGGATTACCTCAACGGTCTGGTAGCCGACGCGGCGCAACACGGGGCCAAGGTAGTGAACGCCAATGGCGGTGCCAGCCGTGGCTCGTTCTTCTACCCGGCGGTGCTGTACCCGGTGACCCCACAGATGCGGGTGTACCACGAGGAGCAGTTCGGCCCGGTGGTGCCGATCGTGCCCTACCGCGA comes from the Pseudomonas shahriarae genome and includes:
- a CDS encoding aldo/keto reductase, with translation MRTIDLAGTPVPVIGQGTWRMGEDSARRTAEVAALQLGIDEGMTLIDTAEMYGEGGAEEVVGEAIQGRRDQVFLVSKVYPHNASKTGVPRACEASLKRLGTDHIDLYLLHWRGQYPLAETVEAFERLRDAGKIGRWGVSNFDVSDLQELASPACATNQVLYNIEQRGIEFDLLPWWQQHNLPLMAYCPIAQGGDLLSSPTLKQIARRHEATPAQVALAWVLRQDRVIAIPKAVSPEHVRLNAAAARLVLDEHDLDAIDRVFGAPIRKHPLAMV
- a CDS encoding AraC family transcriptional regulator; its protein translation is MHSKTVDPHYELALVSPFLLQTLGQVVAQKGANAEHLCRGLGFTLADLDDPALRISYRQAVAMIQRALKVMPEQGLGLCVGNQNVLGTLGLLGHVISLCKTLRDAFAVGERHQHTSGGIATSRTLEGALEVMVEVECLLPYADVQVFAAEEFFASLMVYGRTLVGSEFKPLRMEFMHAPPVYAAEYQRLFGDDVRFGCLHNRMVLEARWLDVQLPNHHALALRQALGLLELESAQLHRKMDLIQAVERAISRDLQGSQLEKVASDLNMSGRTLRRRLTDHGLTFEALLEQVRRARTMGLLGNPGLSIERITQEVGYSDVRSFRRAFKRWTGLSPSAFRSVG
- a CDS encoding SphA family protein, with protein sequence MNPTRALAPLPFALALISISLPTLATEGGVDNIGPGTDGFYILPLDVDHLPDHMFAFNLYYNHYEATKLDISSLGGKVPQVKIRSDAIIPRLDYLSPLRVFGGRLGGYIAQPYLKQQVALFGMSDQRESMGDTTIAPIILWDLGKNLTLGAAVEITVPTGEYDAFRLANTSNNFYTYKPLVSVTWLPDERTELSIKTTYSFNKENHATDYRSGQIFHFDYSASYKVTDNLSLGINGYYLKQTTDDKQYGRTVTNIYGEDVDDGVRGQVFAVGPAMYFTFLKYASAEIRWAKEFDVENRPEGDMLWAKLTIPFAL
- a CDS encoding DSD1 family PLP-dependent enzyme; translation: MRPADRGSPYSEYFRQLNQQLKAHGPMRPVLLIDLDRLDHNIDIVMQSVQRGGKHLRLVEKSLPAPGLLAYIAKRAGTQRLMSFHQPFLNHDAQVFPDADILLGKPLPVRSAELFYQGHQGPFDPARQLQWLLDTPQRLQQYLALAQGLGTRLRINIELDVGLHRGGISDNTVLGQMLGLISAHPRHLEFAGFMGYDPFVGMGVPGILGSPQTLFDKVMQRYNGFVDFTRQQFAGLWHAGLTLNTAGSPSYGMHEQEQLSSEVSVGTAMLKPTHYDLPSLSEHVPAAYIATPVLKSTGAVNIPALDDKSRLLSWWDRNQRATFFIYGGNWMAEFESPSGLQSNGLYGRSSNQEMVNGSPGVGLNIDDQVFMRPTQTESVLLQFGDLLAVRGGKIVDSWPVYSG
- a CDS encoding D-arabinono-1,4-lactone oxidase, with translation MSSNPALAQLARAPRLIPWRNWSGAQSCLPLERLAPKDLGELVQIIRQAPGKIRPVGSGHSFSALVPTDGTLLSLSFFNGLLEHDASSLQATFAAGTPMSRMGPALKAIGQALPNMADIDYQTLAGAISTSTHGTGVGFTSYSAGVTGLQLVTAEGEVLDCDAGRERELFNAARVSLGALGVTTRVRMQNRAPYRLRERQWIAPTEELLEDVANNTRENQHWEMLVVTHSDYALSIALNETTDAPTPPIDPAEAGGNEFVSIIENLDKYASDFPATRRTLLNSLRYFASFQDRVAESFEVYANVRNVRFNEMEYSVPAEHGPACLREILKLIREKDLRTWFPIEYRYVKADDIPLSMFEGRDSCSISVHQHYTMDHHNFFAAIEPIFWKYAGRPHWGKLHTLNARALQALYPRWNEFARVRQALDPGGKFLNAHLSSILGVA
- a CDS encoding c-type cytochrome encodes the protein MWSTTSRRMGLLLALLGLLAACDDKPQHPPQLATASNAMPADPALAQLYDTSCKLCHANPASGAPLTGDSQAWSPRVALGADTLLDHTLNGYNGMPPMGLCMQCSEDQFLGLISFMAGVHIQ
- a CDS encoding outer membrane beta-barrel protein, producing the protein MSKLFGKILKNSSVLALVAAPAMVFAAPSTDPISTFGILGSYNDFKLEGGSESDKDHMPEAGLFYNFGNKLTAESGFIYQAGVDAKFGKKSDNKLKEGQADLDLGWRAALDARNFVDVLVGGGYSWTRYEPDSGDYDMKLTNKSPFAKAAVGYNHQFDSMTMRVEVGARHTIDGRAKLKVDGIGSDTVDLKDRTNPYAEVSLLMNQNGDLPVMAGLYYTRTEYKLDADSEVADNTKLKRDEYGFKVGLAF
- a CDS encoding arylamine N-acetyltransferase family protein, whose translation is MSQDSPSLTHSRLYLQRLGYDSPPAPTLETLAQLQLRHVCTFAFENLSVLAQLPVPLDLASIEQKVLFDGRGGYCYELNQMFLALLQELGFDARGITGRVVIGGPPDAHTPRTHRLSLVTLAGVRYISDVAFGGMVPSSPLQLDNLAPQATAHEPYRLTLKDGSYTLWAQVGEEWRGLYVFDLQPQSHFDYELGNWYVSTHPDSPFIKQLKVALIGPGLRRTLNNGNYAVHHVGGDSEKRSITDVDQLLELLREAFGLRVPKHPQLRPRLAQLLVDS
- a CDS encoding DUF6555 family protein, whose translation is MGTATIYTIQYRLHGEPKSFVVRAEVMNNAEAWHWASCDAGVAHVGRIGRPGHERTKKTTRPWAEKYGITDVTWIAPKRL
- a CDS encoding DUF6021 family protein, whose amino-acid sequence is MTEQSKKPDGPHSSEHASDQHDLGFDPDSPDVADPQVDPVGPAIAPLDKKHKAGKQPAYDPLGDLKP
- a CDS encoding DUF3087 domain-containing protein, whose amino-acid sequence is MFEIKPVDPQTYRQQTRRSTLIVAVIFIALAMLLSSLAVMLFGEPGGDNFRFNIGGVAAGVVLTIALVRGPLWSQAWLAPAIYGWQLKRSLMRVTNVMHKVTERVQANDPTAMKLLRFYHLGLTQMHELDANSSAQAQLVGEIEKHKAQMKALGIKAEQTRLDPAWLEAMRGA
- a CDS encoding Dyp-type peroxidase, whose translation is MSQYQPGILAAPVPLQARHLFFAIESIDAVPAALDALVQLVDSAVVVGLGEPLVKALGAHIEGLRSFAPISAPGAHNPSTQQALWCWLHGEDRGELLLRSRAFEKALAPGFRLVQMTEGFRYKTGFDLTDYEDGTENPHDDAAVEAAVAGSGASFAAIQQWQHDLDGFAALPAQERDHIIGRRHGDNEELDDAPESAHVKRTAQESFTPEAFVVRRSMPWAENGQAGLMFLAFGHSFDAFEAQLRRMSGLEDGIVDGLYRISTPLTGGYYWCPPLKDGRLDLGAIFAA